In Desulfovibrio desulfuricans, the genomic window TGCGCCGCAGATCGGCAAGGTTAACGGGCTTGGTCAGGTGCGCGTCCATGCCTTCCTGCATGCTGCGTTCCGCATCGCCCCGCATGGCATAGGCCGTCATGGCGATAATGGGCACGGTTTTGGCCCCCGGCAGGCTGCTGGCCCTGATGGCGCGCGTGGCGGAATAGCCGTCCATAACCGGCATCTGCACATCCATGAGGACAATATCAATCTCCGCGCTCCGCTGGTTCCAGATTTCCACGGCCTCCTGCCCGTTGACGGCAGAAATGCAGGTTATGCCCATGTCTTCCAGCAGAACTTCCATGATCTCGCGGTTAATATCGCCGTCTTCGGCCAAAAGTATCCGCAGGCCCTGAAGCGATACGGCTTCCTCCCCGCTGCTTTCTTCTGCCTGTTCCTGCGCGCAGTCTTGGCTGCAAATGGCAAAGGGCAGCTCCACACGGAAAACGCTCCCCTGACCCGGCTCGCTCTGCACGGAAATGCTCCCGCCCATGAGGGCTATCAGGCGGCGGCATAAGGAGAGACCAAGCCCAGTGCCGCCAAATCTGCGGGTGATGGACGTATCCGCCTGCGAAAAAGGCGTAAAAGCGCGGGCCAGTTCATCGGACGACATGCCAATGCCTTCATCGCTCACAATAAAGGCCAGCCGCGCCTTGCCGTCACTTTGCTCCAGCAGCTCCACGGCCAGACGCACCGTGCCGCGCTCGGAAAACTTCAGGGCGTTGCCTCCCAGATTCAGGAGAATCTGCCGCAAGCGCAGGGCATCACCGGAAAGCACTTCCGGCACGCGAGGATCCATGCGGCTCTCAAGGTTGAAATCCTTGAGCTTGTGCCCAACCTTGGGCCGCAGCAGAGACATGACCGACTCAAGTTCCTTGCGCGGCTCAAAAGGCAGATTTTCAAGCTCCAGATGGTTGGCCTCAATTTTTGAAAAATCCAGCAGATCGTTGATGATATCCAGCAAGGATTCGCAGGTTGCATGGATTTTTTCCACATAATCCCGCTGCTGGGGATTCAGAGGAGTGTTGAGCACCAGATGCGCCATGCCCATGATGCCGTTCATGGGGGTGCGTATCTCGTGGCTCATGTTGGCCAGAAAAATGCTCTTGGCGGCATTGGCGGCTTCAGCGGCCTCCTTGGCCTCGCGCAGGATGCGTTCGTGCTGGCGCGCCTCCGTCACATCGCTGACATAACCGGCAATGCGCAGCACTCCCGGCCCGCTCACAATCTCATAGGCCAGGGCATACCAGCGCAAGCCCTTGCGCGGGTGGGCAACCCGCAAATCCAGATGCTCCTGCCCGCCAGCCGTCCACCCTGCGGGGTTGCACAGTTTGCGCCACTTGGGCTGATCCTCGCTTACAATGCGCGAACCCATGATCTCAAGTCTGTCCGCCGTGTTCGAGGCCGTATTGATGCCAAACTGCTCATAAAAAACATCGTTGCCAGTAATATCCAGACCGGAATTTTCGAGACGCGCTATCTCAAAAACTCCAAGCCAGCCCAGGCGACAGGCCAGCGAAAGCCGCACAAGCCCCTCGCGCAGGCTCTGATGCGCCTCGTGCAGCTCCGTCATATCCTGATGATAGCCGACAACCCGCACAACATCATCATGATCGGCGCTGATGCGCCGCCCGCCGCAGCGCACAGGCACCAGCCCCCACGTGGGGTGGTTGTACTGGTAGCGCACCTCGTGCATGGCGGTGTCTGCAATAAATTCGTCATGGATGGCCCAAAGATGGGGACGGGAGCGGGCATCAACCCTGTCCACCCAGAAGTTGAAGCATTGGGCGGGGGTCATTTCTTCGCTTGCACCAAGCAGGCGCAGGGTCACCGGATTGGCAAGCATGGATATATGGCCGGTGTTTCTGTCGATATCAATGACCCACAGCCCCACATTGGCCGCAGCCAAGGCTTCGCTGTTCCAGTCCTCGTTTCGGGACGCGTCTTTTGCAGCGTTTTTTGCGGCCATAATTCCCCCGTTTTCCATTGTACCATCCATAGCTGTTTTGCTACTCCAAGACAATGCCGGGGAGGGTTGGCGCTGCCCAGAGGCCAACTAATTTGCGCATGGCACAAATCAAAAATTATTTGCATCGCCACGCACTTGTCACACGCGACTCTTGCAGGGCGGCGCACAGGGTGCTAGTGCTTCCAACTGTAAACCAAGTACGCAATACTGATGAAAGGCCCGCGCCTGCGCCTGTGCGCGAACGAGGCGGAGCAGCCTTTCCGGCCCAGACGGCCAAAGGATCAAACAGATGAAAAACGCTACAGTCGTTATCAAATACGGCGGACACGCCATGGACAAGCCCGAACTCAGTTCGGCCTTTGCCGCAGACCTTGCGCAGCTTACCGAACAGGGCATGGGCCTTGTGGTGGTGCACGGCGGCGGCCCGCAGATTTCTGCCCTGCTCAAGCGCCTGAATATTGAGAGCCACTTTGTGGACGGCCTGCGCGTTACCGATGCCGCCACCATGGAAGCTGTTGAAATGGTGCTCTGCGGGCAGGTGAACAAGGCCGTGGTCAACGAATTTACAAGTCAGGGCGTGCGCGCTGCGGGCATTTCAGGCCGCGACGGCGGGCTGTTGCGCGCAAGGGTGAAGAATCCCGCGCTCGGCCTGGTGGGTACAGTGGAAGCTGTGGATCCAGCCCTGCCCCGCTGCCTGCTGGGAGGAGGTTTTGTGCCCGTGGTGGCCCCTGTGGCCTCCGGCCCGGACGGCGAAGCCCTGAACATCAATGCCGACACCGCCGCAGGCGCGCTGGCAGGGGCCATCGGCGCGGAATATTTTGTGCTGATCTCCGATGTGCCCGGCGTGCTGGATGCTGACGGAAGAATTATTTCCAGCCTGAACCGCAAGGAAATCCAGAAGCTGCGCGAGACCGGAGTCATCACCGGGGGTATGATCCCCAAGGTGGAAGCCTGCCTCAACGCTCTGGATGCGGGCTGCCAGCGCGCTCTCATTCTTGACGGGCGTTCGCCTTCAAGCCTGCGCCGCTACCTGCTTGACGATGCCCCGCTTGGGACGGTGGTCGCCAACTAGGTGATGTAACCGCAGGATGTATTGCGGAGAAAAGGCAGGCCGCCAGTTAAGAGGCCTCCCTGCTCCTCTCCGGCAAAGTATCAAGAAAGGCCCGAGACCGGATAACGCGGCACTGCGCCGCCCGGTTTCGGGCCTTTCATACTCCTGAAAATCAGTTTTTTAGCGACCTCGCCGCACCCACCATTCCCGCTCAACCTGCCCATACCACCAGCGGTTGTGATCCGCACGCAGCACAGCCTCTGCCACCTGCTGCGCCGCAGGGCTGCGCAGACGCTTTACCGCGCTTTCCAGCCACTGGGCGGCAAAGGCATTGCCCTTGTCCAGTTCGGCCTTGAGGTTGCAGATAAGATCAAGCTGGTCGGCATCGTGCGCCAGAATGGCCTCACGGCTGGCTTCTTCCGCCAGCTCGTCCCAGAGGGGCAGCACGTCATCCTCCAGCCCGGTTCCGTCCACGCAGTCTTCCAGCGCCTTGCGGGCCTGGCACTGCGCATAGCGGTGGTTCACGTAGTTCAGATCGCCCGTGCGGGCCTCATGCAAATCATGGAACAGGCAAAGATACGTCACCCGCGCCGGATCCATGTCGCACATGCGGGCCAGCACATAGCCCATGACGCTCACCCGGTAGGAATGCTCGGCCACGTTCTCCTGCCCGGTGCCCAGAAAGGCGTAACCAGTGCGGGGCGTGTGCCGCAGCATGCCGACTTCGTTAAAAAAATCCGCAAGCCGGTCAAGCCGATCCGTGCTCACGTCCATAGCCGGGAAATCACCGTTGTTGCTCTTGGATTCACTCATGCCTGTTCAATACCGATCCCGACGGCCTGTGGCAAGGTTGGCGGCGCAGATGGGGAATAGACGAAAAACGGCTCCGGCGACCCAAGGCCAGCACCCTCAAGACCCCCCTTGCAGCTTGGCGCTGGGGCAAATTTATCAGCATGGAAAGATTGCAAAACTGCCCATTGCGGCTGACCGTGTCAGTTGCTGTAAACGGCCATGCCATCCTTCACTTCAATGGTGACGATTTGCGATGTGGCGGCATTGTTCTGCACATCTGTCATTTCAAACATGAACATAAACTGCCCGTCGCCCATGTCTGTATCTGAAAAAACAACTTTTTTGCCAAGGGTAAAGGTATCCACCTCCACCTCCTGAAACTCTCCGTCTTCGTCATCCATGTGCATGGCGAGAAGGATTGTGGTCACCTTGTCGCCAGCCTTAAGCCTGATAAGCGCCTTGTCGGTCATTTCGCCTTCTTGCACACGACGAGCCCCGAGGATTTTGTATTCCTTTTCCCCAAAATCATAGACGACAATGAGGTTGCAGCGCACTCCGTTCAGTTTGATGGGCACAACATAGTGGTTTACCCCGTCATCCTGATGCGTGATCTCAAGGAACACCAGATGGTCGTCCAGGGCTGCCCACTTTCCCTGAAAATTATCCTTGAACACACCTTCAGCCCAGTCAGCTTCCATATCTGCATCCTTGCCCAGCAGCATGATCAGGTTGTCTTCAATGCTGTAGTAAGCAAGGTAGAACTGTACGCTATCCAGAAATTTGACGCGCTCGGGGCCAAGATTGAGCAGCGCCTCGCCGCCATCGCCGACTGTTACCTCAAAATCCTCAAGCGCGGTGATATCCAGCGGCCCCAGGGGAACCACCGATGCAACAACGGCGCTGGCGGCCTGCCCCAGCAAAGCCGCAACACTGCCTGGGGATTGACCGTCAACACTCTGCCCGCCAAGGATGGCTGACAATCCCGATTGCAAGGGCGCCCACAAGGATTGGGCACTCCCCTGCGCCTGGGGCGCGGGCAAAGGCAATGGTGCGACAGGGGCCGGTGTTCCTTCCGGGATGTTTTCTTCCCGTTCAAGGGCGGCAGAGATATCAGCAGAGATGCGTTCAAGGTGTTTTACGGCGCTGTCCGTATCCAGAAAACCCAGTTGAAGCCCGCTCAGAATCAAAAAAGTGGTGATGTTGCCCGCCCGCATCATGCTGGAAAAACCAGCCTTGCCGCCGTCAAACGGATAGTAGCAGGACAGACCGGAAGGCGACCGGTAGGGGCCGTGAACCGTATAGACCACCGCTTCGCCCAGAGCATCCAGAAAATACGGAGCAAACTCGGGCAAGGCCGTTTTCAGCCGCCGCACAAGGGAACCAAGGTCCACCATATTGGTGTAGCCTTCCGAACGCGAGTTCACATAATTTTCAGAGGCCTTGGCCTGCCTGCCGTAGGCGGCGTAAAAGCTGTCGTCATCCATGGCGAGGGAAACAGCTTCAAGGCCGAGCGCGTTGTAGGCAAGATTAACAAAAGGGATCCTGGCAAGGTCAACAAGCGAAAGAGTGGCGTTTCCTGCTGTCTCCGCCTCTTTGCAGCCGTCAAGATAGGTATTGCAGATAGCCTTGCCCAACGCTTCCGCGCTTATGGAGGTATTTGCCCCAAGAGCGTTCATCCATTCCGTGTACTGCCAGCCATTGGCTGGCTCCACCTCTTGCGAGGCCACCATGTACCGGGCAAACCCGCTTACAGCGCTGGCTGTGTCCAGCGTAGCCATCAGGCAGGCGTCAAAGCCGATGATTTCAAATGGCGGGCGGGCAACAGAGGCCGTATACACCTGCTTGAAGGAATTATTGATTTCCTTGAGGGACAGGGCGTCAAATGCATAATTCTCGTCATTGGCTACGCCGCCGATGCTGCCGCCGCCGTGATCCCAAAAAATGAAAACCTGATGATCTGCGCTGTAATTTTCTTTGCAAAAGGCAAGAAAGGAGGTCAGCGTTTTTTCATCCCCCATGCTTGCCTGCGGCAGCTTTGCCACCGGCTCAAGTTTTCCTTTATGGTAAAGGTAGCGGCCGATATTTTTGGGGCTGATGCCCGGCCTGTGCCATTTGCTGGCTCCCCCGGTCTGAATGACCACCTTTACATTATCCGGCAGGCGAGCCTTGAGCAGCTCTGCCAGATCGGCAGAGGCCGCGCCGTCTTCTGACTCAAGATTGCTGCCGCAGAGATACCAGTACACAGCCCACGTTTCTTCAGCACGGGCTCCATAGGGGCAGGCAAAGAGCAGCAACATTGGCAAAACGCAGACTGCGCATTGGAAGTAGCGGATACTGTTTTTCGGCATAAGGATCGTGCTGAAAACAAAGTTACAGGGTCACACTGCCAGAAAACAAAGGCTTTCGAAGCAGTCAAAAGGCATCAAGACGGGCCTGCGCGTCAGCATCGCCCTGCCGGGCGGCCTTACCGTACCAGTAAAGGGCTTTTTCCCTGTCATTGTCCAGGCCGTCCCCTGTCTCATAGCTGCGCGCAAGGTTATACTGGGCGGTTGCATAGCCCTGTACCGCCGCCCGCAGAAACCAGTTGGCGGCGGCATGCGCATCGCGCGGCATGCCTATGCCCTTGCTGCAAAGAATGCCGAGCATGTTTTGCGCCTGGGGGTAACCAAGTGCGGCAGACATACTGTACCAATACACGGCTGCGGCCTTGTCTGCGTTTACCCCCAAGCCATCCTCAAGACAGCCTGCAAGCCTGTATTGGGCTTCGGCATGCCCCTGTTGCGCGGCCTTGTGCAACAGCAACACCGCCTGTTCAAGATTCTGCGCTACGCCAAGGCCAAAAAAGCAGCGCATCCCCAAGGCAAACTGGGCTTCTGCCCGGCCTGCTTCTGCCGCTTTTTTAAACCAGATCACAGCCAGAGGGTCATCCTTGCACAGGCCGCGCGAACCTCTTTCATACTGCCGGGCAAGCCAGAGCTGGGACTCGGCATCGCCGTGCTGCGCCTGCTCATAAATCTGCTCCATGCTGTTGCACGATTTGGCGGAGCATACTGGAGAGTTGGCGGCCTGCCCCGCTCCCCAGCCAGGGGCATTCCGCATTGGATCCATGGATGCGAACGATACGCTATCCCTGGCAGGCACCGAGGCCGCGCACAAACAGGCCGAGGGGCCAGCCGTCCCCAGAAAACCAGAAATAACAGCAAGGCAAACCACAGTGCCGCGCATAAGTGTCACCGCTTACAAAAGCACCAGCGGAATGCCCACCTGAATCAGCACGGCCAACAACAGCGCCGCCCAGTGCAAAGGGCCAAGCGCGGCAGGCGCTGTCCCCTTCCATATGGACAAAAACCCCTGCAGCGTGCGCTTGAGAGTCCAGACAAGGTACAGGAGTGTGGAGCCGCACATAAAGGCAACCAGAGCCTTGCTGCCCGGAATCGCCCAGAACTGACGCAGCATTTCCAAAGGGGGCTGATCCCCGGTGGATAGTTCATCAAGCTTTGCCATTACTACGGGATCATTGCCCATCCATCCAGCCACCCCGACGATGCCGCCAATCCCCACAAGAGCAAGCACCAAGGCAAGCCACACGGTATTCACCTGCCACCGGGCATGAGCGCATTCTGCCTGCATGGCTCCCTTGCGGGCCTGTCGGCGCTGGTAATAGCCAAGGGCCAAAGCGCCAAGGCCAGCCCACAACAACAGACTCCAATAAAGTGAAAAAGAAAAAATAAGCAGCAGAACATAGCCCGCCCAGATCATGCCACTGACGTGAGTGCTGGAATCTTTCATCGACTGTTCTCCATAACTAGATTTTCAATGCGTGCGGCATTGACGCAGAATTCCAGCAGCTTTTTCCTCCAATTGGTCGCAAAACGGTATCACCCGAAGAGACCTTTGTGCAAAAAAATTTGTCACCCATGTGGGTGATGTGTCCGTTCAGCCATCACGGCAGTCGAATGCGCTG contains:
- a CDS encoding hybrid sensor histidine kinase/response regulator, with translation MENGGIMAAKNAAKDASRNEDWNSEALAAANVGLWVIDIDRNTGHISMLANPVTLRLLGASEEMTPAQCFNFWVDRVDARSRPHLWAIHDEFIADTAMHEVRYQYNHPTWGLVPVRCGGRRISADHDDVVRVVGYHQDMTELHEAHQSLREGLVRLSLACRLGWLGVFEIARLENSGLDITGNDVFYEQFGINTASNTADRLEIMGSRIVSEDQPKWRKLCNPAGWTAGGQEHLDLRVAHPRKGLRWYALAYEIVSGPGVLRIAGYVSDVTEARQHERILREAKEAAEAANAAKSIFLANMSHEIRTPMNGIMGMAHLVLNTPLNPQQRDYVEKIHATCESLLDIINDLLDFSKIEANHLELENLPFEPRKELESVMSLLRPKVGHKLKDFNLESRMDPRVPEVLSGDALRLRQILLNLGGNALKFSERGTVRLAVELLEQSDGKARLAFIVSDEGIGMSSDELARAFTPFSQADTSITRRFGGTGLGLSLCRRLIALMGGSISVQSEPGQGSVFRVELPFAICSQDCAQEQAEESSGEEAVSLQGLRILLAEDGDINREIMEVLLEDMGITCISAVNGQEAVEIWNQRSAEIDIVLMDVQMPVMDGYSATRAIRASSLPGAKTVPIIAMTAYAMRGDAERSMQEGMDAHLTKPVNLADLRRTLKQFSRGPAE
- the argB gene encoding acetylglutamate kinase; protein product: MKNATVVIKYGGHAMDKPELSSAFAADLAQLTEQGMGLVVVHGGGPQISALLKRLNIESHFVDGLRVTDAATMEAVEMVLCGQVNKAVVNEFTSQGVRAAGISGRDGGLLRARVKNPALGLVGTVEAVDPALPRCLLGGGFVPVVAPVASGPDGEALNINADTAAGALAGAIGAEYFVLISDVPGVLDADGRIISSLNRKEIQKLRETGVITGGMIPKVEACLNALDAGCQRALILDGRSPSSLRRYLLDDAPLGTVVAN
- a CDS encoding HD domain-containing protein; translated protein: MSESKSNNGDFPAMDVSTDRLDRLADFFNEVGMLRHTPRTGYAFLGTGQENVAEHSYRVSVMGYVLARMCDMDPARVTYLCLFHDLHEARTGDLNYVNHRYAQCQARKALEDCVDGTGLEDDVLPLWDELAEEASREAILAHDADQLDLICNLKAELDKGNAFAAQWLESAVKRLRSPAAQQVAEAVLRADHNRWWYGQVEREWWVRRGR
- a CDS encoding clostripain-related cysteine peptidase, producing the protein MPKNSIRYFQCAVCVLPMLLLFACPYGARAEETWAVYWYLCGSNLESEDGAASADLAELLKARLPDNVKVVIQTGGASKWHRPGISPKNIGRYLYHKGKLEPVAKLPQASMGDEKTLTSFLAFCKENYSADHQVFIFWDHGGGSIGGVANDENYAFDALSLKEINNSFKQVYTASVARPPFEIIGFDACLMATLDTASAVSGFARYMVASQEVEPANGWQYTEWMNALGANTSISAEALGKAICNTYLDGCKEAETAGNATLSLVDLARIPFVNLAYNALGLEAVSLAMDDDSFYAAYGRQAKASENYVNSRSEGYTNMVDLGSLVRRLKTALPEFAPYFLDALGEAVVYTVHGPYRSPSGLSCYYPFDGGKAGFSSMMRAGNITTFLILSGLQLGFLDTDSAVKHLERISADISAALEREENIPEGTPAPVAPLPLPAPQAQGSAQSLWAPLQSGLSAILGGQSVDGQSPGSVAALLGQAASAVVASVVPLGPLDITALEDFEVTVGDGGEALLNLGPERVKFLDSVQFYLAYYSIEDNLIMLLGKDADMEADWAEGVFKDNFQGKWAALDDHLVFLEITHQDDGVNHYVVPIKLNGVRCNLIVVYDFGEKEYKILGARRVQEGEMTDKALIRLKAGDKVTTILLAMHMDDEDGEFQEVEVDTFTLGKKVVFSDTDMGDGQFMFMFEMTDVQNNAATSQIVTIEVKDGMAVYSN
- a CDS encoding tetratricopeptide repeat protein, translating into MRGTVVCLAVISGFLGTAGPSACLCAASVPARDSVSFASMDPMRNAPGWGAGQAANSPVCSAKSCNSMEQIYEQAQHGDAESQLWLARQYERGSRGLCKDDPLAVIWFKKAAEAGRAEAQFALGMRCFFGLGVAQNLEQAVLLLHKAAQQGHAEAQYRLAGCLEDGLGVNADKAAAVYWYSMSAALGYPQAQNMLGILCSKGIGMPRDAHAAANWFLRAAVQGYATAQYNLARSYETGDGLDNDREKALYWYGKAARQGDADAQARLDAF